One window from the genome of Lysobacter helvus encodes:
- a CDS encoding FAD-dependent oxidoreductase encodes MSRRGRRDALVVGGGVVGCAAALSLAQAGLDVALIEAQPPAPWSPEKRDLRVYAFAPDNAAWLDALGVWPAIRDARVQPYRRMRVWDAAGGEALAFDADRLARAELGWIIEHSLLVDRLWSALPRAGVHVVAPARAAALEPHDDGVRVRLDDGTQIDARLVLAADGADSAVRALAGIEVERRDYEQKGVVAFIASEQPHEDTAWQRFLPTGPLALLPFVGDGNAQVSSIVWTLPNDEADRVLALPDNGFGDELTRAFGRRLGALSLHSKRAAFPLRRQLASAYAQGRVLLLGDAAHVVHPLAGQGVNLGLRDAHAFAQLVDEAQQRRGDFASASRIARWARTRRSENATSAHAFGAINALFSNDDMAPTLLRGPLLGLAGKMPEVARALWRHAAGV; translated from the coding sequence ATGAGCCGGCGCGGTCGGCGGGATGCGCTGGTCGTCGGTGGCGGCGTGGTCGGCTGCGCCGCGGCGTTGTCGCTCGCGCAGGCGGGGCTGGACGTTGCGCTGATCGAAGCGCAGCCGCCCGCGCCGTGGTCACCGGAAAAACGCGACCTGCGCGTGTATGCCTTCGCGCCCGACAACGCGGCGTGGCTCGATGCGCTGGGCGTGTGGCCGGCGATCCGCGACGCACGCGTTCAACCGTATCGCCGCATGCGCGTGTGGGATGCCGCGGGCGGTGAAGCGCTTGCGTTCGACGCCGATCGCCTGGCGCGCGCCGAACTCGGCTGGATCATCGAGCATTCTTTGCTCGTCGATCGGTTGTGGTCGGCCTTGCCCCGCGCCGGCGTGCACGTGGTCGCGCCTGCGCGCGCGGCTGCGCTGGAGCCGCACGACGACGGCGTGCGCGTGCGCCTGGACGACGGCACGCAGATCGATGCGCGGCTCGTGCTCGCGGCGGACGGCGCCGACTCCGCGGTGCGCGCGCTCGCGGGCATCGAGGTGGAGCGCCGCGACTACGAACAGAAGGGCGTCGTCGCGTTCATCGCGAGCGAGCAGCCGCACGAGGACACGGCGTGGCAGCGCTTCCTGCCGACGGGGCCGCTCGCGTTGCTGCCGTTCGTGGGCGATGGCAACGCGCAGGTCAGTTCGATCGTGTGGACGTTGCCGAACGACGAAGCCGATCGCGTCCTCGCCTTGCCGGACAACGGCTTCGGCGACGAACTCACACGCGCCTTCGGTCGTCGCCTCGGCGCGTTGTCCTTGCATTCGAAGCGCGCCGCGTTCCCGCTGCGACGCCAGCTCGCGTCTGCGTACGCGCAAGGCCGCGTGCTGCTGCTCGGCGATGCCGCGCACGTGGTGCATCCGCTCGCCGGGCAGGGCGTGAACCTGGGCCTGCGCGATGCGCATGCGTTCGCGCAACTGGTGGACGAAGCGCAGCAGCGGCGCGGCGATTTCGCGTCCGCCTCGCGCATCGCACGCTGGGCGCGCACGCGTCGCAGCGAGAACGCCACCTCGGCGCACGCCTTCGGCGCGATCAACGCGCTCTTCAGCAACGACGACATGGCGCCGACGCTGCTGCGCGGCCCGCTGCTCGGGCTTGCAGGCAAGATGCCGGAAGTCGCCCGCGCGTTGTGGCGCCACGCGGCGGGCGTCTGA
- the ubiH gene encoding 2-octaprenyl-6-methoxyphenyl hydroxylase, which yields MQPPDHPADARHDVAIIGGGLVGASLAIALDRIGRHVALVEAAPPGALPAVFDERNLSFAEATVHGLRALGVLQKLRAPAGAIRRIHVSRQGDFGRVVLDAKEHGREAFGQVVVARDFGQALEARLSECTRVTRYRPMRFEGSDPGDGARTLRLRDADGQEKTIAARLLVGADGTRSGVRESLGIGADERDFGQTLFVARVRAERAPDGTAYERFGPDGPTALLPRGDGHFGVVHGVARADADAVAALDDAAWLARIQAAFGWRVGRLLATGPRSAYPIVQVVARALVADRAAIVGNAAQTLHPIGAQGFNLGLRDALTLAELIEGHDDPGNATLLGEHARRREDDRNATLQFSGGLATLTAGDDATLRPLRSLGFAAVARLPALRAHLVGGALGYRGDVPRLCRGDA from the coding sequence ATGCAGCCCCCGGATCACCCCGCAGACGCCCGACACGACGTCGCCATCATCGGCGGCGGCCTCGTCGGCGCGAGCCTCGCCATCGCGCTGGACCGCATCGGCCGCCACGTCGCGCTGGTCGAAGCCGCGCCGCCCGGCGCGCTGCCCGCGGTGTTCGACGAACGCAACCTCAGCTTCGCCGAAGCGACCGTGCACGGCCTGCGCGCGCTCGGCGTCTTGCAGAAGCTGCGTGCGCCGGCCGGTGCGATCCGCCGCATCCACGTGAGCCGGCAGGGCGATTTCGGCCGCGTGGTGCTGGACGCGAAGGAGCATGGGCGCGAGGCGTTCGGCCAGGTGGTCGTCGCGCGCGACTTCGGCCAGGCCCTGGAAGCACGCTTGTCGGAATGCACGCGCGTCACGCGATACCGGCCGATGCGGTTCGAAGGCAGCGACCCGGGCGACGGCGCGCGCACCTTGCGCCTGCGCGATGCCGACGGACAGGAGAAGACGATCGCGGCGCGCCTGCTGGTCGGCGCCGACGGCACGCGCAGCGGCGTGCGCGAATCGCTCGGCATCGGCGCGGACGAACGCGATTTCGGGCAGACCCTGTTCGTGGCGCGCGTGCGTGCGGAACGTGCCCCCGACGGCACGGCATACGAACGCTTCGGCCCCGACGGCCCGACGGCGTTGTTGCCGCGCGGCGACGGCCATTTCGGTGTCGTGCATGGCGTGGCGCGCGCGGACGCGGACGCCGTGGCCGCGCTCGACGATGCCGCGTGGCTCGCGCGCATCCAGGCGGCCTTCGGCTGGCGTGTCGGGCGCCTGCTCGCCACCGGCCCGCGCAGTGCGTATCCGATCGTGCAGGTCGTGGCGCGCGCGCTTGTCGCCGATCGCGCGGCGATCGTGGGCAATGCTGCGCAGACGCTGCATCCGATCGGCGCGCAGGGCTTCAACCTCGGCTTGCGCGATGCGCTCACGTTGGCCGAACTGATCGAAGGCCACGACGATCCCGGCAACGCGACGTTGCTCGGCGAACACGCGCGTCGCCGCGAAGACGATCGCAATGCGACGCTGCAATTCTCCGGTGGCCTCGCCACACTGACCGCAGGCGACGACGCCACGTTGCGTCCGCTGCGCAGCCTCGGGTTCGCCGCCGTTGCGCGCCTGCCGGCGTTGCGCGCGCACCTCGTCGGTGGCGCACTCGGATATCGCGGCGACGTGCCGCGGCTGTGCCGGGGCGACGCATGA
- a CDS encoding DUF6580 family putative transport protein, translated as MNRAPSNPTAPTLAPGPVALAGLIFIAALTRLLPHPPNFSPVEAIALFGGAYFAARQWALVVPLVAMFVSDLALGLVNGGVYFEYFASAGFWLVYACIALSTVLGFGLRGRVTGGRVLGYSLLGSVLFFLVTNFGTWFGGTMYPQNAQGLVAAYVAGIPFFKWTLLGTLAYSALLFGGFALLRRHVPALREQTV; from the coding sequence ATGAACCGCGCCCCGTCGAACCCCACCGCCCCCACCCTCGCGCCCGGTCCGGTCGCGCTTGCCGGCCTGATCTTCATCGCGGCCCTGACGCGCCTGCTGCCGCATCCGCCGAATTTCTCGCCGGTGGAAGCGATCGCATTGTTCGGTGGTGCGTACTTCGCCGCGCGCCAGTGGGCGCTGGTCGTCCCGCTCGTCGCGATGTTCGTGTCCGACCTAGCGCTGGGCCTGGTCAACGGCGGCGTGTACTTCGAATACTTCGCCAGCGCCGGCTTCTGGCTGGTGTATGCGTGCATCGCGCTGTCGACGGTGCTGGGCTTCGGCCTGCGCGGCCGCGTCACCGGCGGCCGCGTGCTCGGCTATTCGCTGCTGGGCTCGGTGCTGTTCTTCCTCGTGACCAACTTCGGCACGTGGTTCGGCGGCACGATGTATCCGCAGAACGCGCAGGGCCTGGTGGCCGCGTACGTCGCGGGCATCCCCTTCTTCAAGTGGACGCTGCTCGGCACGCTGGCGTACTCGGCGCTGCTGTTCGGCGGCTTCGCGCTGTTGCGCCGCCACGTGCCGGCGCTGCGCGAACAGACGGTCTGA
- a CDS encoding cob(I)yrinic acid a,c-diamide adenosyltransferase produces MGNRLSKIYTKTGDDGTTGLGDGTRVAKDSARVAAYGTVDEANSTIGLLLASAPLPGPQGEAIAALLTTIQHQLFDLGGELCIPGHAAIHEADVKALEDQLDAYNDPLPPLKDFILPGGGEAAARCHVARTVVRRAERETVTLARHDAVRPEAIRYLNRLSDLLFVLARVLARDSGHGEVLWKHERRT; encoded by the coding sequence GTGGGTAACCGCCTCAGCAAGATCTACACGAAGACCGGCGACGACGGCACGACCGGTCTCGGCGATGGCACGCGCGTGGCGAAGGATTCGGCGCGCGTCGCCGCCTACGGCACCGTCGACGAAGCCAATTCCACGATCGGCCTGCTGCTCGCAAGCGCGCCCTTGCCCGGTCCGCAGGGCGAGGCGATCGCCGCGCTGCTCACCACGATCCAGCACCAGTTGTTCGACCTGGGCGGCGAGTTGTGCATCCCCGGCCATGCGGCGATCCACGAAGCCGACGTCAAGGCGCTCGAAGACCAGCTCGATGCCTACAACGACCCGCTGCCGCCGCTGAAGGATTTCATCCTGCCCGGCGGTGGTGAAGCCGCGGCACGCTGCCACGTCGCGCGCACCGTGGTCCGTCGCGCGGAGCGCGAGACCGTGACGCTCGCGCGCCACGATGCCGTGCGGCCCGAAGCGATCCGCTACCTCAACCGTCTCTCCGACTTGCTGTTCGTGCTGGCGCGCGTGCTCGCGCGCGACTCGGGCCATGGCGAAGTGCTGTGGAAACACGAGCGCCGCACATGA
- a CDS encoding histone deacetylase family protein has product MSRGVATQLWTHPACLLHDTGPGHAERPERLSAVLEALQGAFPSLSLHDAPRASRGQLLRVHDASLLATVLETKSPDRVQLDPDTILSPASAEAALRAAGAGIAATDAVLHGHARRAFCAVRPPGHHATIDVAMGFCLFNNIAVAAAHARDHGGLERIAIVDFDVHHGNGTQAIFETDPRVLYLSSHQMPLYPDTGRRDEHGAGNILNAPLPPGAGGDAFRATWSRDLLPALDTFRPQIVFISAGFDAHWRDPLAQLQLQAGDYAWLTQALVDIAQRHADGRVVSMLEGGYDLQALREASVAHVAALSGLAPAG; this is encoded by the coding sequence ATGAGCCGCGGCGTCGCGACCCAGTTGTGGACGCATCCCGCCTGCTTGCTGCACGACACCGGCCCAGGCCACGCCGAACGCCCCGAACGCCTGTCCGCCGTGCTCGAAGCGCTGCAGGGCGCATTCCCGTCGCTGTCGTTGCATGACGCGCCGCGCGCGTCGCGCGGCCAGCTGCTGCGTGTGCACGACGCCAGCCTGCTGGCCACCGTGCTCGAAACGAAATCGCCGGACCGCGTGCAGCTGGATCCCGACACGATCCTCTCGCCCGCCTCCGCCGAAGCCGCACTGCGCGCCGCGGGCGCGGGCATCGCCGCCACCGATGCGGTGCTGCACGGCCACGCACGCCGCGCGTTCTGCGCCGTGCGTCCGCCGGGCCACCACGCGACCATCGACGTCGCGATGGGCTTCTGCCTGTTCAACAACATCGCGGTCGCCGCGGCGCACGCGCGTGACCACGGCGGCCTGGAACGCATCGCGATCGTCGACTTCGACGTGCACCACGGCAACGGCACGCAGGCGATCTTCGAAACCGATCCGCGCGTGCTGTACCTGAGTTCGCACCAGATGCCGCTGTATCCCGACACGGGCCGGCGCGACGAACACGGCGCGGGCAACATCCTCAATGCACCGCTGCCGCCGGGCGCGGGCGGCGACGCCTTCCGCGCGACGTGGTCGCGCGACCTGCTCCCCGCGCTGGACACCTTCCGCCCGCAGATCGTCTTCATTTCCGCGGGCTTCGACGCGCACTGGCGCGATCCCCTGGCGCAACTGCAGCTGCAGGCGGGCGACTACGCCTGGCTCACGCAGGCGCTGGTCGACATCGCGCAACGCCATGCCGACGGGCGCGTCGTGTCGATGCTCGAAGGCGGGTACGACCTGCAGGCCTTGCGCGAAGCCAGCGTCGCGCACGTGGCGGCGCTGTCGGGACTTGCGCCCGCGGGTTAA
- the msrB gene encoding peptide-methionine (R)-S-oxide reductase MsrB yields the protein MDKTPATAPATAKSDAEWRDQLTPEQYAICRCSATERAFTGKYWDHKADGVYTCVACGTPLFLSDAKYDSGSGWPSFFEPVSPSAVTEHVDETHGMRRVEIRCASCESHLGHVFPDGPPPTGLRYCINSASLDFHPVAEVGGG from the coding sequence ATGGACAAGACGCCCGCCACCGCGCCCGCCACCGCGAAGAGCGATGCCGAATGGCGCGACCAGCTCACGCCGGAGCAGTACGCGATCTGCCGATGCTCGGCCACCGAGCGCGCGTTCACCGGCAAGTACTGGGACCACAAGGCCGATGGCGTGTACACGTGCGTCGCCTGCGGCACGCCGCTGTTCCTGTCGGATGCGAAGTACGACTCCGGCAGCGGCTGGCCGAGCTTCTTCGAACCGGTCTCGCCGAGCGCGGTGACCGAACACGTCGACGAAACCCACGGCATGCGCCGCGTGGAAATCCGCTGCGCCAGCTGCGAATCGCACCTGGGGCACGTGTTCCCCGACGGTCCGCCGCCCACGGGCCTGCGCTACTGCATCAATTCGGCCTCGCTGGATTTCCATCCGGTCGCCGAAGTCGGCGGCGGTTAA
- the lptD gene encoding LPS-assembly protein LptD — protein MRASLRLTPLALCIGLSLSAHVRAQKMQDDFSLCPLTQAVPEFEDVPATGITLGKTPLDRAQSPTDIEGDTLSGTDVAPQFQGNVALRRGDQFLGADRLTYDSEQEHYVADGNIRYQDSSMRLTAEHAEGNQAADEHQIDDLKYQLVSRRGNGESSRINLHGAQGSLHDSTYSTCDPEDRHWELKAKRIDVDSAEGFAVAHNAVLRIGRIPVLYVPWFEFPIDERRHTGLLFPSASNSSRNGFDYKQPIYLNLAPNYDATLYPRIMTARGIQLGGEFRYLGTKGQASVSGAYMPHDDLRDDEGYDKRYFGAFNGFQNLSRSWQARVNLLHISDPRYFEDFNSSINGISVYAAYSDAGLYGRGRHWSAGLMADHWQLADYTLSEVSLAYNRMPRAFFSWDQRLRPWLSAGVDAEAVRFQKDEAVFEAPPPGAPFGTQGRFVGAAGSRLDIKPYVSLPLEGASWFVRPTLAWRYTAYQLDDQLAAVVKAKSPSRSQPIGSVDAGLYFDRSTRLHGQSFLQTLEPRMFYLYSPFRNQDTLPAFDTGALTFSWGQMFRDNRYSGADRQADANQLTIALTSRLIRESDGRERFSASIGQIKYFDDSRVVLPGEQPILAGKSAWVADVGWAPTDRWTFGGSYQYNPKLRQKDLVSVRGRYLLPDDGVVNLAYRFRRDVSDQVDFSFLYPVNDTWSVVGRDYYSILDRKPLEQVLGVQWDSCCIAVRLVGRRYVHNREGELSRGIMLEIELKGLGSAGQDTRKTLRRAILGYNRGDLYLVPPETATAQPSTDSDPDPTP, from the coding sequence GTGCGTGCCAGCCTCAGACTGACCCCCCTCGCCCTGTGCATCGGCCTCTCCTTGTCCGCGCACGTGCGGGCACAGAAGATGCAGGACGATTTCAGCCTGTGCCCGCTGACCCAGGCGGTGCCCGAGTTCGAGGACGTGCCGGCCACCGGAATCACGCTGGGCAAGACGCCGCTGGACCGCGCCCAGTCGCCCACCGACATCGAAGGCGACACCCTCAGCGGCACGGACGTGGCGCCGCAGTTCCAGGGCAACGTCGCGCTGCGCCGCGGCGACCAGTTCCTGGGCGCCGACCGGCTGACCTACGACAGCGAGCAGGAGCACTACGTCGCCGACGGCAACATCCGCTACCAGGACAGCAGCATGCGCCTGACCGCGGAACACGCCGAGGGCAACCAGGCGGCCGACGAACACCAGATCGACGACCTGAAATACCAGCTGGTCTCGCGCCGCGGCAACGGCGAGTCCTCGCGCATCAACCTGCACGGCGCGCAGGGCAGCCTGCACGATTCGACGTACTCCACGTGCGATCCCGAAGATCGCCACTGGGAACTGAAAGCCAAGCGCATCGACGTGGATTCGGCCGAAGGCTTCGCGGTCGCGCACAACGCGGTGCTGCGGATCGGCCGCATCCCGGTGCTGTACGTGCCGTGGTTCGAGTTCCCGATCGACGAGCGCCGCCACACCGGCCTGCTGTTCCCGTCGGCGTCCAACTCCAGCCGCAACGGCTTCGACTACAAGCAGCCGATCTACCTCAACCTGGCGCCCAACTACGACGCCACGCTGTATCCGCGGATCATGACCGCGCGCGGCATCCAGCTCGGCGGCGAATTCCGCTACCTGGGCACCAAGGGGCAGGCGTCGGTGTCGGGCGCGTACATGCCGCACGACGACCTGCGCGACGACGAGGGTTACGACAAGCGCTACTTCGGCGCCTTCAACGGGTTCCAGAACCTCTCGCGCAGCTGGCAGGCGCGCGTGAACCTGCTGCACATCAGCGATCCGCGGTACTTCGAGGATTTCAACAGCAGCATCAACGGCATCTCGGTGTACGCGGCGTACAGCGACGCCGGCCTGTACGGACGCGGCCGCCACTGGAGCGCCGGCCTCATGGCCGACCACTGGCAGCTCGCCGACTACACGCTCAGCGAAGTCAGCCTCGCCTACAACCGCATGCCGCGCGCGTTCTTTTCGTGGGACCAGCGCCTGCGGCCGTGGTTGTCCGCGGGCGTGGACGCCGAAGCGGTGCGCTTCCAGAAGGACGAGGCCGTGTTCGAGGCGCCGCCGCCGGGCGCGCCGTTCGGCACGCAGGGCCGGTTCGTGGGCGCCGCCGGTTCGCGCCTGGACATCAAGCCCTACGTCTCGCTGCCGCTGGAGGGCGCGAGCTGGTTCGTGCGCCCGACGCTGGCGTGGCGCTACACCGCCTACCAGCTGGACGACCAGCTCGCGGCCGTCGTGAAAGCCAAGTCGCCCTCGCGCAGCCAGCCGATCGGCAGCGTCGATGCCGGCCTGTATTTCGACCGCAGCACGCGCCTGCACGGGCAGTCGTTCCTGCAGACGCTCGAACCGCGCATGTTCTACCTGTACAGCCCGTTCCGTAACCAGGACACGCTGCCGGCGTTCGACACCGGCGCGCTCACCTTCAGCTGGGGCCAGATGTTCCGCGACAACCGGTATTCCGGCGCGGACCGCCAGGCCGATGCGAACCAGCTGACGATCGCGCTGACCTCGCGCCTGATCCGCGAATCCGACGGCCGCGAGCGCTTCAGCGCGAGCATCGGCCAGATCAAGTACTTCGACGATTCCCGGGTCGTGCTCCCCGGCGAACAGCCCATCCTCGCGGGCAAGTCGGCGTGGGTGGCGGACGTGGGCTGGGCGCCGACCGACCGCTGGACCTTCGGCGGTTCGTACCAGTACAACCCGAAGCTGCGCCAGAAGGACCTGGTCAGCGTGCGCGGCCGCTACCTGCTGCCCGACGACGGCGTGGTCAACCTCGCCTACCGCTTCCGCCGCGACGTCTCGGACCAGGTGGACTTCTCCTTCCTGTACCCCGTCAACGACACCTGGAGCGTGGTCGGGCGCGACTATTACTCGATCCTCGACCGCAAGCCGCTGGAACAGGTCCTCGGCGTCCAGTGGGACAGCTGTTGCATCGCGGTTCGGCTTGTCGGCCGGCGCTACGTGCACAATCGCGAGGGCGAGCTGAGCCGCGGCATCATGCTCGAGATCGAACTGAAAGGCCTCGGCTCGGCCGGGCAGGACACCCGCAAGACGCTGCGCCGGGCCATCCTTGGCTACAATCGCGGCGATCTCTACTTGGTGCCGCCCGAAACAGCCACGGCCCAGCCCTCAACGGATTCGGATCCGGACCCCACGCCATGA
- a CDS encoding peptidylprolyl isomerase gives MTFASRFAGHALAGALAIALPAGVLLAVPAPARAQALVPIDHPVAIVDEDVVLHSELDRAVRNITNQYAGKEDQLPPADVLERQVLERLILNKLQVARAESNGLKATEEDIDAAIGRIAQGNSLTPAQIRQQVEQGGQTWEEFRRSIHDEILIQQLRQSFAQGRIQVSDSEVEAAMAAQANTTQYHLAHILVALPDGATPEQIGVAQKKIEGVKALLDKNEMDFAAAAVRYSDSQNALEGGDLGWRALDEIPGTFANVIRTMQVGQVIGPVRGPSGFQLLKLVETRDAAGDAAAPVTEFNARHILVRVDATHPEAEARAKVDTIAARLAGGADFQALAKSDSEDEGTKASGGDLGWFPADQFGTTFGAQVASLADGAVSKPFRSDAGWHIVQRIGTRQGTADKSRKAQMREAIGRRKLEDEYNRFLREMRGEAYVEMRMAGAAPAAPAAPAAQPQAPASGG, from the coding sequence ATGACCTTTGCTTCCCGTTTCGCCGGCCATGCGCTCGCCGGCGCCCTCGCCATCGCGCTGCCCGCCGGCGTGCTGCTTGCCGTGCCCGCGCCCGCCCGCGCCCAGGCGCTCGTCCCGATCGACCACCCGGTGGCGATCGTCGACGAAGACGTCGTGCTGCACAGCGAGCTCGACCGCGCGGTGCGCAACATCACCAACCAGTACGCCGGCAAGGAAGACCAACTCCCGCCGGCCGACGTGCTGGAGCGCCAGGTGCTCGAGCGCCTGATCCTCAACAAGCTGCAGGTCGCGCGCGCCGAGTCCAACGGCCTGAAGGCGACCGAGGAAGACATCGACGCCGCCATCGGCCGCATCGCCCAGGGCAACAGCCTCACGCCGGCGCAGATCCGCCAGCAGGTCGAGCAGGGCGGGCAGACGTGGGAAGAATTCCGCCGCTCGATCCACGACGAAATCCTGATCCAGCAGTTGCGCCAGAGCTTCGCGCAGGGCCGCATCCAGGTCAGCGATTCGGAAGTGGAAGCCGCGATGGCCGCGCAGGCCAACACCACGCAGTACCACCTGGCGCACATCCTCGTGGCGCTGCCGGACGGCGCCACGCCGGAACAGATCGGCGTCGCGCAGAAGAAGATCGAAGGCGTCAAGGCGCTGCTCGACAAGAACGAAATGGATTTCGCGGCCGCGGCCGTGCGCTATTCCGACAGCCAGAACGCGCTGGAAGGCGGCGACCTGGGCTGGCGCGCCCTCGATGAAATCCCCGGCACGTTCGCCAACGTCATCCGCACCATGCAGGTCGGCCAGGTCATCGGCCCCGTGCGCGGCCCGAGCGGCTTCCAGCTGCTGAAGCTGGTGGAAACGCGCGACGCCGCCGGCGACGCCGCCGCCCCGGTCACCGAATTCAACGCGCGCCACATCCTCGTGCGCGTGGATGCCACGCATCCGGAAGCCGAAGCGCGCGCCAAGGTCGACACGATCGCCGCGCGCCTGGCCGGCGGCGCCGATTTCCAGGCGCTGGCCAAGTCCGATTCCGAAGACGAAGGCACCAAGGCCTCCGGCGGCGACCTGGGCTGGTTCCCGGCCGACCAGTTCGGCACGACGTTCGGCGCGCAGGTCGCTTCGCTCGCCGACGGCGCGGTGTCCAAGCCGTTCCGCAGCGATGCGGGCTGGCACATCGTGCAGCGCATCGGCACGCGCCAGGGCACGGCGGACAAGTCGCGCAAGGCGCAGATGCGCGAAGCGATCGGCCGTCGCAAGCTGGAAGACGAATACAACCGCTTCCTGCGCGAAATGCGCGGCGAGGCCTACGTCGAAATGCGCATGGCCGGCGCCGCGCCTGCAGCCCCTGCAGCGCCCGCCGCGCAGCCGCAGGCGCCTGCAAGCGGCGGCTGA
- the pdxA gene encoding 4-hydroxythreonine-4-phosphate dehydrogenase PdxA, whose amino-acid sequence MSPPRLALVPGEPAGIGPELCVRLAQQPRGDCSLVAFGDGDTLVAAARALSLPLQLLPADAVATRPGDLPLHAIPNAVAVEFGRADPRNARAVIAALETAARACLDGAFDGLVTGPVHKAAINDGGIAYTGTTELLARQAGCDVVMMLANAIVRVALATTHLPLRDVPDAINADSLARTLRIVDAALRTRFGIVAPRIAVLGLNPHAGEDGHMGREELDVIAPVIAALRAQGLHLEGPLPADTAFLPAKLRDVDAVLAMYHDQGLPVLKYSGFESAVNLTLGLPYPRVAVDHGTALSIAGRGIADPSSLFAAVDTCARMARKAVAA is encoded by the coding sequence ATGTCGCCGCCGCGGCTGGCGCTGGTGCCGGGCGAACCGGCCGGCATCGGTCCCGAACTCTGCGTGCGCCTGGCGCAGCAGCCGCGTGGTGATTGTTCGCTCGTCGCCTTCGGCGACGGCGACACGCTGGTGGCCGCGGCCCGCGCGTTGTCGTTACCGCTGCAGTTGCTGCCTGCCGACGCGGTTGCCACGCGTCCCGGCGACCTGCCGTTGCACGCCATCCCGAATGCAGTCGCGGTCGAATTCGGCCGCGCCGATCCGCGAAACGCACGCGCCGTCATCGCCGCGCTCGAAACCGCCGCACGCGCGTGCCTCGACGGCGCGTTCGATGGCCTCGTCACCGGCCCGGTGCACAAGGCCGCGATCAACGACGGCGGCATCGCCTACACCGGCACCACCGAACTGCTCGCGCGGCAAGCAGGCTGCGACGTGGTGATGATGCTGGCCAACGCCATCGTCCGCGTCGCGCTCGCCACCACGCACCTGCCATTGCGCGACGTGCCGGATGCGATCAACGCCGATTCGCTCGCGCGCACGCTGCGCATCGTCGACGCCGCGCTGCGCACGCGCTTCGGCATCGTGGCACCGCGCATCGCCGTCCTCGGACTCAATCCGCATGCGGGCGAAGACGGGCACATGGGACGCGAAGAACTCGACGTCATCGCGCCGGTCATCGCCGCGTTGCGCGCGCAAGGCCTGCACCTCGAAGGCCCGCTGCCCGCGGACACCGCGTTCCTGCCCGCGAAACTCCGCGACGTCGACGCAGTGCTGGCGATGTACCACGACCAGGGATTGCCGGTGCTCAAGTACAGCGGATTCGAAAGCGCCGTGAACCTCACGCTCGGCCTGCCCTACCCGCGCGTGGCCGTCGACCATGGCACCGCGTTGTCGATCGCCGGTCGCGGCATCGCCGATCCGTCGAGCCTGTTCGCCGCCGTCGACACCTGCGCGCGCATGGCGCGCAAGGCAGTCGCGGCATGA
- the rsmA gene encoding 16S rRNA (adenine(1518)-N(6)/adenine(1519)-N(6))-dimethyltransferase RsmA: MSEARPGFQREAKKHLGQHFLHEKGVINKIVQAVDPKPGDRLVEIGPGQGAITFPLLDRHGALTVIEFDRDLIAPLTEAAQAHGRLTIVHRDVLQVDFTALAKDVEGTDGQIRLVGNLPYNLSSPILFHALEHAGAIRDMHFMLQKEVVDRMAAEPGSKVYGRLSVMLQAYCRVVPLFKVPPGAFRPPPKVDSAVVRMVPRAPGEMGVQDPVRFTHVVRAAFGQRRKTLRNALQGVADTAMIEAAGLRPDARAEQIDVAGFVRLANLPTP; this comes from the coding sequence ATGAGCGAGGCGCGCCCCGGCTTCCAGCGCGAAGCGAAGAAACACCTCGGCCAGCACTTCCTGCACGAGAAGGGCGTCATCAACAAGATCGTGCAGGCGGTGGATCCCAAGCCCGGCGATCGCCTGGTGGAAATCGGCCCCGGCCAGGGCGCGATCACCTTCCCGCTGCTCGATCGCCACGGCGCGCTGACGGTGATCGAGTTCGACCGCGACCTCATCGCCCCGCTCACCGAAGCGGCGCAGGCGCACGGCCGGCTCACGATCGTGCATCGCGACGTGCTGCAGGTGGATTTCACCGCGCTGGCCAAGGACGTCGAAGGCACGGACGGACAAATCCGCCTCGTCGGCAACCTGCCCTACAACCTCTCCTCGCCCATCCTCTTCCACGCCCTCGAACATGCGGGCGCGATCCGCGACATGCACTTCATGCTGCAGAAGGAAGTGGTGGACCGCATGGCCGCCGAACCCGGCAGCAAGGTGTACGGGCGGCTGAGCGTGATGCTGCAGGCCTACTGCCGCGTCGTGCCGCTGTTCAAGGTGCCGCCGGGGGCGTTCCGTCCGCCGCCGAAGGTCGATTCGGCGGTCGTGCGGATGGTGCCGCGCGCGCCCGGCGAGATGGGCGTGCAGGATCCGGTGCGGTTCACGCACGTGGTCCGCGCCGCGTTCGGCCAGCGCCGCAAGACCTTGCGCAATGCGCTGCAGGGCGTGGCCGACACCGCGATGATCGAAGCCGCGGGCCTGCGCCCGGACGCGCGCGCCGAACAGATCGACGTCGCCGGCTTCGTGCGCCTGGCGAACCTGCCCACGCCCTGA